The Devosia sp. SD17-2 genome includes a region encoding these proteins:
- a CDS encoding aminodeoxychorismate/anthranilate synthase component II: protein MTKTLVIDNYDSFTYNLVHFLGELGAEMTVRRNDKITLEEIAAMAPEAIVLSPGPCTPNEAGICLAVIDRFKSEIPILGVCLGHQAIGQAMGGDVIRAPHLVHGKTSKINHTGKGLFRGLNAGFEATRYHSLIVKQETLPDTLEVTATTEDGLIMGMQHKTLPVHGVQFHPESIASENGHALLQNFLNIARDFTGKKAA from the coding sequence ATGACCAAAACCCTCGTCATCGATAATTACGACAGCTTTACCTATAACCTCGTCCACTTCCTGGGCGAACTCGGCGCGGAAATGACCGTGCGCCGCAACGACAAGATCACGCTCGAGGAAATCGCCGCCATGGCACCCGAGGCGATTGTCCTGTCGCCCGGCCCCTGCACGCCCAACGAGGCCGGTATCTGCCTCGCCGTCATCGACCGCTTCAAGAGCGAAATCCCGATTCTCGGCGTATGTCTCGGCCATCAGGCCATCGGCCAGGCCATGGGGGGCGACGTCATCCGCGCGCCTCACCTCGTCCACGGCAAGACCAGCAAGATCAACCACACCGGCAAGGGCCTCTTCCGCGGCCTCAACGCCGGCTTTGAGGCCACGCGCTACCACAGCCTCATCGTCAAGCAGGAAACCCTGCCCGACACGCTCGAAGTGACAGCCACCACCGAGGACGGCCTCATCATGGGCATGCAGCACAAGACCCTGCCGGTCCACGGCGTTCAGTTCCACCCTGAGAGCATTGCCAGCGAAAACGGCCATGCCCTCTTGCAGAACTTCCTCAACATTGCCCGCGACTTCACCGGAAAGAAGGCCGCCTGA